A stretch of Rhododendron vialii isolate Sample 1 chromosome 4a, ASM3025357v1 DNA encodes these proteins:
- the LOC131323517 gene encoding (-)-germacrene D synthase-like isoform X2 gives MEFSSIPTALLTSSKAPAPIQVTRRRPESVFHPSVWGDHFLAYYSVDMEVDINMKQNHQQLKEKVRKQLVEAKGEYSQQLDLIDAIQRLGVAYHFKTEIDQGLHQIYQTYHQSGHKNVNNDEDLYITALSFRLLRQHGYRVSCDVFNKLKDNEGKFKESLIGDVRGLLSLYEATFLSVRQEDILDEAMEFTAARLNSALPNLSNNPIAAQVVHALDQPIHKGLTRLESRRYISFYDQDDSHNKVLLDFAKLDFNLLQKLHQRELSEITRWWKDLDVPGKLPFARDRVVELYFWMLGVYYEPQYILGIRILTKTVSLISLIDDIYDASNATIEELVLFNDAIQRWEVISALDHLPDHMKIVYQKILDTYNIIDDEMAKQGRSYGVEYAKFALKDLVGAYLLEAKWYHEGYVPSMDEHMALALLSCGYKTISTLSLIGMGELATKEAFDWVSSFPLIVHASSVVNRLMDDVAGHKFEQERGHLDSTIECYMKQYGATEEDAIMEFQKRVTNAWKDMNSECLRPTSVPMPILQRPLNLARVIYLLYKGGDNYTHSGTKLKRFVTLVLVDSVPT, from the exons ATGGAATTCTCTTCTATCCCAACTGCTTTATTAACCTCCAGCAAGGCACCCGCACCCATTCAAGTCACACGACGTCGTCCAGAATCAGTTTTTCATCCTAGTGTTTGGGGAGATCATTTCCTTGCCTACTATTCTGTTGACATG GAAGTGGATATCAACATGAAGCAAAATCATCAACAGCTTAAAGAAAAGGTGAGAAAGCAACTAGTGGAAGCAAAGGGTGAATATTCACAACAGTTAGACCTTATTGATGCAATCCAGCGCCTAGGCGTGGCCTACCATTTCAAAACAGAGATTGACCAAGGATTACATCAAATATATCAAACCTATCATCAAAGTGGTCACAAAAATGTCAATAATGATGAGGATCTTTACATTACTGCTCTCTCATTCCGATTACTGAGACAACACGGATATCGTGTCTCTTGCG ACGTATTCAACAAACTCAAGGATAATGAAGGGAAATTTAAGGAATCGTTGATTGGTGATGTGAGAGGATTATTGAGCTTGTACGAAGCTACGTTTCTAAGCGTACGTCAAGAAGATATACTAGATGAAGCAATGGAATTTACTGCCGCTCGCCTCAATTCTGCACTACCAAACTTGAGCAATAATCCAATTGCAGCACAAGTAGTTCATGCTCTAGATCAGCCCATCCACAAGGGCTTGACGAGGCTCGAGTCAAGGCGTTATATTTCTTTCTATGACCAAGATGATTCCCACAACAAAGTTCTATTGGATTTTGCAAAATTAGATTTCAACTTATTGCAGAAATTGCACCAGAGGGAGTTGAGCGAAATCACAAG GTGGTGGAAAGATTTGGACGTTCCAGGGAAACTACCTTTTGCAAGAGACAGAGTGGTAGAGTTGTACTTTTGGATGTTGGGAGTGTACTATGAGCCCCAATATATTCTTGGCATAAGGATTCTAACCAAAACGGTTTCCTTGATTTCCCTCATTGATGACATATATGATGCTAGCAATGCTACCATCGAAGAACTTGTGCTCTTCAATGATGCAATTCAAAG GTGGGAAGTGATCAGTGCCTTGGATCATCTTCCGGACCATATGAAAATTGTTTATCAAAAGATTTTGGATACTTACAACATTATTGATGATGAAATGGCCAAGCAAGGAAGATCATATGGAGTCGAATACGCAAAATTTGCG TTGAAAGATTTGGTTGGAGCATATTTGCTTGAAGCCAAATGGTATCACGAAGGCTATGTTCCAAGTATGGACGAGCATATGGCACTTGCACTATTGAGTTGTGGCTACAAGACTATTTCAACCCTTTCCCTTATTGGAATGGGAGAATTGGCGACCAAAGAGGCCTTTGATTGGGTGTCTAGTTTTCCTTTGATTGTTCATGCTTCATCAGTGGTTAACAGGCTCATGGATGATGTGGCAGGCCACAAG TTCGAGCAAGAAAGAGGTCACCTAGACTCCACAATTGAATGCTACATGAAACAATATGGTGCAACAGAAGAAGATGCTATCATGGAATTCCAGAAACGAGTTACAAATGCATGGAAAGACATGAACTCAGAGTGCCTCCGTCCAACCTCCGTCCCGATGCCTATCCTCCAGCGACCTCTCAACCTTGCACGAGTTATTTACCTTTTATACAAGGGTGGAGATAATTACACCCATTCTGGAACCAAGCTCAAGAGATTTGTGACCTTAGTACTTGTTGATTCTGTGCCAACTTAA
- the LOC131323517 gene encoding (-)-germacrene D synthase-like isoform X1 gives MEFSSIPTALLTSSKAPAPIQVTRRRPESVFHPSVWGDHFLAYYSVDMEVDINMKQNHQQLKEKVRKQLVEAKGEYSQQLDLIDAIQRLGVAYHFKTEIDQGLHQIYQTYHQSGHKNVNNDEDLYITALSFRLLRQHGYRVSCADVFNKLKDNEGKFKESLIGDVRGLLSLYEATFLSVRQEDILDEAMEFTAARLNSALPNLSNNPIAAQVVHALDQPIHKGLTRLESRRYISFYDQDDSHNKVLLDFAKLDFNLLQKLHQRELSEITRWWKDLDVPGKLPFARDRVVELYFWMLGVYYEPQYILGIRILTKTVSLISLIDDIYDASNATIEELVLFNDAIQRWEVISALDHLPDHMKIVYQKILDTYNIIDDEMAKQGRSYGVEYAKFALKDLVGAYLLEAKWYHEGYVPSMDEHMALALLSCGYKTISTLSLIGMGELATKEAFDWVSSFPLIVHASSVVNRLMDDVAGHKFEQERGHLDSTIECYMKQYGATEEDAIMEFQKRVTNAWKDMNSECLRPTSVPMPILQRPLNLARVIYLLYKGGDNYTHSGTKLKRFVTLVLVDSVPT, from the exons ATGGAATTCTCTTCTATCCCAACTGCTTTATTAACCTCCAGCAAGGCACCCGCACCCATTCAAGTCACACGACGTCGTCCAGAATCAGTTTTTCATCCTAGTGTTTGGGGAGATCATTTCCTTGCCTACTATTCTGTTGACATG GAAGTGGATATCAACATGAAGCAAAATCATCAACAGCTTAAAGAAAAGGTGAGAAAGCAACTAGTGGAAGCAAAGGGTGAATATTCACAACAGTTAGACCTTATTGATGCAATCCAGCGCCTAGGCGTGGCCTACCATTTCAAAACAGAGATTGACCAAGGATTACATCAAATATATCAAACCTATCATCAAAGTGGTCACAAAAATGTCAATAATGATGAGGATCTTTACATTACTGCTCTCTCATTCCGATTACTGAGACAACACGGATATCGTGTCTCTTGCG CAGACGTATTCAACAAACTCAAGGATAATGAAGGGAAATTTAAGGAATCGTTGATTGGTGATGTGAGAGGATTATTGAGCTTGTACGAAGCTACGTTTCTAAGCGTACGTCAAGAAGATATACTAGATGAAGCAATGGAATTTACTGCCGCTCGCCTCAATTCTGCACTACCAAACTTGAGCAATAATCCAATTGCAGCACAAGTAGTTCATGCTCTAGATCAGCCCATCCACAAGGGCTTGACGAGGCTCGAGTCAAGGCGTTATATTTCTTTCTATGACCAAGATGATTCCCACAACAAAGTTCTATTGGATTTTGCAAAATTAGATTTCAACTTATTGCAGAAATTGCACCAGAGGGAGTTGAGCGAAATCACAAG GTGGTGGAAAGATTTGGACGTTCCAGGGAAACTACCTTTTGCAAGAGACAGAGTGGTAGAGTTGTACTTTTGGATGTTGGGAGTGTACTATGAGCCCCAATATATTCTTGGCATAAGGATTCTAACCAAAACGGTTTCCTTGATTTCCCTCATTGATGACATATATGATGCTAGCAATGCTACCATCGAAGAACTTGTGCTCTTCAATGATGCAATTCAAAG GTGGGAAGTGATCAGTGCCTTGGATCATCTTCCGGACCATATGAAAATTGTTTATCAAAAGATTTTGGATACTTACAACATTATTGATGATGAAATGGCCAAGCAAGGAAGATCATATGGAGTCGAATACGCAAAATTTGCG TTGAAAGATTTGGTTGGAGCATATTTGCTTGAAGCCAAATGGTATCACGAAGGCTATGTTCCAAGTATGGACGAGCATATGGCACTTGCACTATTGAGTTGTGGCTACAAGACTATTTCAACCCTTTCCCTTATTGGAATGGGAGAATTGGCGACCAAAGAGGCCTTTGATTGGGTGTCTAGTTTTCCTTTGATTGTTCATGCTTCATCAGTGGTTAACAGGCTCATGGATGATGTGGCAGGCCACAAG TTCGAGCAAGAAAGAGGTCACCTAGACTCCACAATTGAATGCTACATGAAACAATATGGTGCAACAGAAGAAGATGCTATCATGGAATTCCAGAAACGAGTTACAAATGCATGGAAAGACATGAACTCAGAGTGCCTCCGTCCAACCTCCGTCCCGATGCCTATCCTCCAGCGACCTCTCAACCTTGCACGAGTTATTTACCTTTTATACAAGGGTGGAGATAATTACACCCATTCTGGAACCAAGCTCAAGAGATTTGTGACCTTAGTACTTGTTGATTCTGTGCCAACTTAA